The DNA sequence GCTTAATTTGCCGGAATCAACAAGCTGTGGTGGTTGCAGGTGGCCCCGCACAAGAGCCATAGCAACACTGCAAGTATATAAAAAGCCATGGTGACCAAAATACATTGCAACAACATACCTCCGATCCTCTTAAAATATGTACTTGATCATAATGAACATCCTTCTCTGGGTTTGTTTACTTTCCCTATTCCTCTTCCTATTCCTCGTGTTCCGTCACGTGTTTCCATTTATCGCTCCGAAATTACCACCAGGGACAATGGGGTACCCCATTATGGGGGAGACCTTGGAGTTCTTGTCGACCGGGTGGAAAGGACAGCCGGAGAAGTTTGTGTTCGACCGGACGGCAAAGTATTCATCAGAATTGTTCAAGACATCGCTGTTAGGGGAACCAACGGTTGTGATGGGCGGAGCCGAGGGTAACAAGTTGTTATTCTCCAATGAGAACAAGCTGGTGAGGCTGTGGATGCCCGACAATGTGCACAAGTTGTTTCCCTCTTCGTTTCATGACACCAGCTCCAATGGAGATGCTGCCAAGAAGGTCAGAAGCATGCTCCCTCAGTTCATAAAGCCTCAAGCACTCCAACGTTACGTTTCCGTCGTCGACTCCATGGCACACACCCACTTTGCTTCCCTATGGGAACACAACTTTCAAGTCTCTGTATACCCTTTAGTCAAGAGGTGAAACCCTAATCAACATACTTCAATTTTTAGAAATTTCACTTTCGTTTATAGTCACTACTACTCACGTGAATTTGtctttatataaagataatatTTGGTTGGAAAAATGGATACaaatacatataaatttttaCACAGGGAATAGAtgtattctttaatttttgaatgaGTCATTGATATACATTAATATTAAGTTTTATTGTCATTTTTATCTTTTCATCATCTGAATAACTTTTGTAGAGGTAGTGACAAATAAGGGTGGAAACAGGTCAGACCAGACCAGACTTTATTCTTAACAAACCTGTCATGTAGTTATTTAGTCTGAGTCTGGTCTACCAGTCTGCTATAGGCTCTTTATAAAGTATTAGGCTTGACTTATTATTTAGTCTGGTCTGGCCTAAAACTTGTTAAAAGGcttgataatttcttttttttttaaataaaaatattatttaaaaaattattttttaataaaaatatttatatgtaatgtgtcatatttaatatttgcaagaatttttaattttttaaagtatttaaaatatctcataattttgttaataataaaaaattatttatatatttaattatgttttaaccGGTTCAGAAAGGTATGACAGACCAATAAAGCTAATTAGTAAGCTTGAACTTAACCTATTAACATATTAAGACTTTTAATAGAATCTGAGTCTGTGTCTCTTTTATAACAGGCCAGGTCAGACTAGGCCAAATAGAGGCCATGCCACAGGTTCCTGACAGGCCGTCTGACCTTTTTCCATTCTTATTAGTGCCAGATGATAACTTTGTGTGCATTGTGTAATGTGACCCTTTTGATGACATAGGACGTGAAAACTAAATGATAATTATTgaatttgttaaatttgaataaaaaaatttataagctACATTTTTATTTCTGAGTTGGGAGTCTTTGATCCACATTcactttttggaaaaaaaaaaagaaaataaaaattctaagtcatttgtaatttttttaatttaaatttaacaaattcaataatttatcaTTTAGTTTTCGGTGTGTGTTACAAAAAAGAGCCACGTTATACAATGCACAAAGTCATCAAATAGTTACTACTACTGATAAAGTTACTTAAGCAAAAAGGTAGAAAtgacaataaaatttaatatattaatatgtaCAGATaactcattaaaaaattaaaatatatatctgTCTATCATATAAAAATTCATGTATACTTttgtctaatatttttattttgtcaagTTAGATGATAATTTTGTCTATCGTCTTTATACGAAAATAAGTTAGTATGAGtagttacttttatttattcaataTTTAATAAGGAAAAGTGAAATTTGTACTAATAGAAACgagttaattgaatttgaaaatggGGTATGCATATTGAGGAGTGTAATATAGGTACACGTTGTTGTTGTCATATCGTTTGTTGGTAAGCATTGAGGACGAGAAGCACGTAACAAAGCTGGCAAAGCATTTTAAGCATGTGGGTGCAGGGTTGATATCGTTGCCTATTGACTTTCCCGGAACTAACTTCAACAAAGCAATCAAAGCAAGCAAATCGATAAGGAAGGATCTTATAGGAATCATAAGGCAAAGGAAGGTGGATCTAAGTGAAGGGAATGCGTCCCCAACACAAGACATATTGTCTCACATGTTGTTCATGTGCGGTAATAAAAATGGAGACTATATGATTGATGAATGGTTAATTGCTGATCAGATGCTTGGACTTTTGTTTGGAAGCTATGACACTGTTAGTTCTACCTGCACTTTAATTGTCAAATACCTTGCTGAGTTCCCTCACATATATGATAGAGT is a window from the Arachis hypogaea cultivar Tifrunner chromosome 1, arahy.Tifrunner.gnm2.J5K5, whole genome shotgun sequence genome containing:
- the LOC112701162 gene encoding beta-amyrin 28-monooxygenase-like encodes the protein MYLIIMNILLWVCLLSLFLFLFLVFRHVFPFIAPKLPPGTMGYPIMGETLEFLSTGWKGQPEKFVFDRTAKYSSELFKTSLLGEPTVVMGGAEGNKLLFSNENKLVRLWMPDNVHKLFPSSFHDTSSNGDAAKKVRSMLPQFIKPQALQRYVSVVDSMAHTHFASLWEHNFQVSVYPLVKRYTLLLSYRLLVSIEDEKHVTKLAKHFKHVGAGLISLPIDFPGTNFNKAIKASKSIRKDLIGIIRQRKVDLSEGNASPTQDILSHMLFMCGNKNGDYMIDEWLIADQMLGLLFGSYDTVSSTCTLIVKYLAEFPHIYDRVYQEQMEIGKSKLEGDLLNWNDINKMRYSWNVACEAMRMTPIAPGGFREALHDFTFNGFSIPKGWKFWSANSTHKSVKYFPEPEKFDPSRFEGNGPAPYTFVPFGGGPRMCPGNEYARLVIMVFLHNLVKRFKWQMLIPHEKIVMDPFPMPTNNLPVRLYPHNPY